One Verrucomicrobiota bacterium DNA segment encodes these proteins:
- the thiS gene encoding sulfur carrier protein ThiS, giving the protein MQVVLNGEERNLAAELTVTQLLTNLELGSVPVLVERNGEALFPRDYPQTHLADGDRLEIVRVVAGG; this is encoded by the coding sequence ATGCAAGTCGTCCTCAACGGAGAAGAGCGAAACCTAGCCGCCGAGCTGACCGTCACGCAGCTTCTCACCAACCTGGAATTGGGGAGCGTGCCGGTCTTGGTAGAAAGAAACGGGGAAGCCCTCTTCCCGCGTGACTACCCCCAGACCCACTTGGCGGATGGGGATCGCTTGGAAATCGTGCGAGTGGTGGCTGGCGGCTAA
- the thiH gene encoding 2-iminoacetate synthase ThiH, which produces MTFADQFRDSQRGQSRLLDRFERLLEPLPNAELEALAQQSRRITERNFGRTMRLFAPLYLSNECVNNCRYCGFSRDNSILRVTLAIPQVQQEAQHLAKLGFRNILLVAGEHPKFVSNGYLERCIEAIKDFIPTVALEVGPMEADEYRRMVVSGCEGLVVYQETYQREPYQQLHTAGPKRRFDWRLECPERAYAGGFRRIGIGALFGLADWRREALALAEHLEYLYRHCWKAQFTVAFPRMRPYAGNYEYQPDPALSLSDRDLVQLVCAFRTCFPQVGIVLSTREPAPLRDALLPLGVTHMSAGSHTEPGGYTGTGSDDLHLTVRGKRVELESEQRSPCAKATEQFKIDDERSPEEIAELLRSRGFDPVWKDWDEAILNPA; this is translated from the coding sequence ATGACCTTTGCCGATCAGTTCCGAGACTCCCAGCGAGGCCAGTCGCGCCTGCTGGATCGCTTCGAGCGGCTCCTCGAACCTTTGCCGAACGCCGAGTTGGAAGCACTCGCGCAACAGTCCCGGCGGATCACTGAAAGAAATTTTGGGCGAACCATGCGCCTCTTCGCTCCCCTCTATCTCTCAAACGAGTGCGTGAACAATTGCCGATACTGCGGCTTCTCGCGGGACAACTCCATCTTGCGCGTTACGCTCGCGATCCCCCAAGTCCAGCAGGAAGCGCAACACTTGGCCAAGTTAGGATTCCGCAACATCCTTCTGGTGGCCGGCGAGCACCCCAAGTTCGTCTCCAATGGCTACCTGGAGCGCTGCATCGAGGCCATCAAGGATTTCATCCCCACCGTGGCGCTCGAAGTGGGGCCGATGGAGGCGGACGAATACCGGCGGATGGTCGTCTCCGGCTGCGAGGGCCTGGTCGTCTACCAGGAAACTTACCAACGGGAGCCCTACCAACAGCTGCACACTGCCGGCCCGAAACGGCGCTTCGATTGGCGCCTGGAATGCCCGGAACGCGCCTACGCGGGAGGCTTTCGTCGCATCGGCATTGGTGCCCTCTTCGGGCTGGCCGATTGGCGGCGAGAGGCGCTCGCCTTGGCCGAGCATTTGGAATACCTCTATCGCCATTGTTGGAAGGCCCAGTTCACCGTGGCTTTCCCCAGGATGCGGCCCTACGCCGGAAACTATGAATACCAGCCCGATCCGGCACTCTCTCTGAGCGATCGTGATCTCGTCCAACTGGTCTGCGCCTTCCGCACTTGTTTCCCCCAGGTCGGCATCGTCCTGAGCACGCGGGAGCCGGCCCCTCTGCGAGACGCGCTCCTTCCGCTGGGGGTGACCCACATGTCCGCCGGCTCCCACACCGAGCCCGGTGGCTACACCGGGACCGGGAGCGATGATCTCCATCTGACGGTCCGGGGAAAACGGGTCGAGCTGGAGTCCGAGCAACGCTCCCCCTGTGCCAAGGCGACCGAGCAGTTCAAAATCGACGACGAACGCAGCCCGGAGGAAATCGCCGAGTTGCTCCGCTCGCGGGGCTTCGACCCCGTTTGGAAAGACTGGGACGAAGCCATCCTCAACCCAGCCTGA
- a CDS encoding acyl carrier protein, whose amino-acid sequence MADDKSIEDKVKDIIVEQLGVNPEQVTPEAKFIEDLGADSLDTVELVMAFEEEFSVEVPDEDAEKLQSVGDVVTYVKDKADS is encoded by the coding sequence ATGGCGGACGACAAAAGCATCGAAGACAAGGTCAAAGACATCATCGTGGAACAGCTCGGTGTGAATCCAGAGCAGGTGACGCCCGAAGCGAAATTCATCGAGGATTTGGGTGCCGACTCTCTCGATACCGTCGAGCTTGTCATGGCCTTCGAGGAGGAATTCTCGGTCGAAGTGCCCGACGAAGATGCCGAAAAGCTGCAATCAGTGGGCGATGTCGTGACCTACGTGAAGGACAAGGCGGATTCCTGA
- the ffh gene encoding signal recognition particle protein, whose product MFQQLSDKLEGTFKTLRGQGRLNEKNIADAMREIRMALLEADVDFKVARELIARVKEKALGQEVLKSVKPGQQIVKIFQDELTALLGGEAAELDLTAPARILMVGLNGAGKTTTSGKLAHLLKKQGRKPLLVALDLFRPAAVEQLATLAEEIGVPVFKPEPGEKHLVRVAREARKWIEKQVGDVCIFDTAGRQEIDEELVSELKDLQEFLEAKEVLLVADAATGQQAVQVARTFDEQIGLTGIVLSKLDGDARGGAALSMREVTGKPIKFAGQGEKLDQLEAFLPDRMAGRILGMGDVVGLVEKAAEVIEQEEAERLAKKLKKNKFDFNDFLDQLKFMQKLGPLEGLLGMMPGIGKQLKNLPIDERRIKRIEAMILSMTPLERSKPDLLKGRRRQRIAKGSGNNLVQVNQFLKQFTMMRKMMKSKGKMKNMMDQLGGMEGLGGMGGGGSLPKMPKGFKF is encoded by the coding sequence ATGTTTCAGCAACTCTCCGACAAGCTCGAAGGCACCTTCAAAACCCTGCGAGGCCAGGGCAGGCTCAATGAAAAGAACATCGCCGATGCCATGCGCGAGATCCGCATGGCGCTCCTGGAAGCGGACGTCGATTTCAAAGTGGCGCGGGAACTGATCGCCCGGGTCAAGGAGAAGGCTCTCGGCCAGGAAGTGCTCAAAAGCGTGAAGCCCGGCCAGCAGATCGTGAAGATCTTTCAGGATGAGCTGACTGCTCTTTTGGGGGGCGAGGCCGCCGAGCTGGATCTGACGGCCCCGGCCCGCATTCTGATGGTGGGTTTGAATGGTGCCGGCAAGACGACCACCTCAGGCAAGCTGGCCCATCTCTTAAAAAAGCAGGGCCGGAAACCGCTCCTGGTGGCCCTCGATCTCTTCCGGCCGGCGGCGGTCGAGCAGTTGGCGACCCTGGCAGAGGAGATCGGTGTCCCCGTCTTCAAGCCGGAACCCGGGGAGAAGCACCTGGTGCGCGTGGCTCGCGAGGCCCGCAAGTGGATTGAAAAGCAGGTGGGCGATGTCTGCATCTTCGATACGGCGGGTCGCCAGGAGATCGATGAGGAGCTGGTGTCAGAGCTGAAGGACTTGCAGGAATTTCTGGAGGCCAAGGAAGTCCTCCTGGTGGCCGATGCGGCGACCGGGCAGCAGGCAGTCCAGGTGGCGCGGACTTTTGACGAACAGATCGGGCTGACCGGCATTGTCTTGAGCAAACTGGACGGGGACGCGCGCGGCGGGGCGGCCTTAAGCATGCGAGAGGTGACGGGCAAACCCATCAAATTTGCCGGGCAAGGCGAGAAGCTGGATCAACTGGAAGCCTTCCTGCCCGATCGGATGGCGGGCCGCATCCTCGGGATGGGCGATGTGGTGGGCCTGGTAGAAAAGGCGGCCGAGGTGATCGAGCAGGAGGAGGCCGAAAGACTGGCCAAGAAGCTCAAAAAGAACAAATTCGATTTCAATGATTTTCTGGACCAGCTCAAGTTCATGCAAAAGCTTGGTCCTTTGGAAGGCTTGTTGGGCATGATGCCGGGCATCGGGAAACAACTGAAGAATTTGCCAATCGATGAGCGACGGATCAAACGGATCGAGGCCATGATTCTTTCAATGACTCCGCTGGAACGGAGCAAGCCGGACCTGCTCAAGGGGAGACGGCGTCAGCGCATCGCCAAAGGCAGCGGCAACAACCTGGTGCAGGTCAACCAATTCCTGAAGCAGTTCACCATGATGCGGAAAATGATGAAGAGTAAGGGCAAGATGAAGAACATGATGGACCAGCTGGGCGGGATGGAAGGTCTCGGTGGGATGGGCGGAGGGGGTAGCTTGCCGAAAATGCCCAAAGGGTTCAAATTTTAG
- a CDS encoding LysM domain-containing protein — MKALLLSLVLLVVAGAALGVYFFYKEFWEKGEIQKEILSELREEVFVIPEPVDEGALIFEAVEPQLREGLLEEARVQLEAVIRLYPDSARTPEAKRIIGGLNLDRLFSRDPHESKRTVLVRSGDSLLKIARQEDCTYHFLLKANGLTHPQNLHPGEELVVADLDFELEVDLEKGRVTLLRAGAFFCDYPILGSKIPGRVRLPFRSKVVDKIAFVEGERILLSDERYPSASLRIRIGEQGMDLRPLPEAEQEVFGGVFLSAADLDELNALLRLGTPAMVY; from the coding sequence ATGAAAGCCCTTTTGCTAAGCCTCGTTCTGCTGGTGGTAGCCGGGGCGGCTCTGGGGGTCTACTTCTTTTACAAGGAGTTTTGGGAAAAGGGCGAAATCCAAAAAGAGATCCTTTCTGAACTGAGGGAAGAGGTCTTCGTGATTCCCGAACCCGTCGATGAGGGGGCACTCATTTTCGAGGCGGTCGAGCCGCAACTCCGAGAGGGGCTCTTGGAGGAGGCGCGCGTGCAGTTGGAAGCGGTCATTCGCCTGTATCCCGATTCGGCCCGGACCCCGGAGGCCAAACGCATCATTGGCGGCTTGAACCTCGATCGTCTCTTCTCGCGCGACCCCCATGAGAGCAAGCGCACCGTGCTGGTCCGGTCGGGGGACTCGCTCTTGAAGATCGCTCGCCAGGAAGACTGCACCTATCACTTCCTTTTGAAAGCCAATGGCCTGACCCATCCCCAGAATCTCCATCCGGGAGAGGAATTGGTGGTGGCGGATTTGGATTTCGAGCTGGAAGTCGATTTGGAGAAAGGTCGCGTGACCCTTCTGCGGGCCGGGGCGTTTTTCTGCGATTACCCGATCCTGGGGAGCAAGATTCCTGGTCGGGTTCGGTTGCCCTTCCGCTCGAAGGTGGTGGACAAGATCGCTTTCGTGGAGGGCGAGCGAATTCTTTTGAGTGACGAGCGCTATCCCTCTGCCAGCTTGCGCATTCGCATCGGCGAACAAGGCATGGATCTCCGTCCCCTCCCCGAGGCGGAGCAGGAGGTCTTCGGCGGTGTCTTTCTTTCGGCGGCCGACCTGGATGAATTGAACGCCTTGCTCCGTTTGGGCACCCCGGCCATGGTGTATTGA
- a CDS encoding ATP-binding protein, whose protein sequence is MPDYAELKAINQHLRLAIDLVGEGVIILAAPPWSDSGPRIVFANEGFLTLSGRSREEVEGQGLAAILEADALPRFLAKLSTSQRDGQQTQAVFEVISGGGDSVRLEWNVTPVHNPRGEVVNFTVTVRPSRRELADPMDRLRASKMDSLALVSSGVAHDFNNILTTISANLTLASMEGQSAVDIREALSQASFAVEGAQQLTHQLLNFARGGTSRRKVCAFDQLLEEAIRLSTYGSNIRCETTLPRDLWAVEVDSTQVIQVFSNLVINARQAMQSGGVVQIEASNLQVPENEEATVEAGDYLAVEVRDRGCGISEEDQRKIFSPFFTTKKGGSGLGLATASTIIQRHGGTIEVNSKPNAGTTFRVLLPARPHKRPAVQPTLVHRGEVPKGRGRVLVVDDDPNIRQVSGSLLAKLGYQAELFECGEDAVQEYAQSVRDRREISAVLMDMTLPGGMSGDEAAAEIRRLDSRAKLIAFSGYFSGSGVDEVLRRGYAAAIPKPFSLEKLAQVLHEVIHRAELSATPPRRLAPLVAASAGPQRVDAEAERFTA, encoded by the coding sequence GTGCCCGACTACGCAGAGCTCAAAGCCATCAATCAACACCTTCGTCTAGCAATCGATTTGGTGGGCGAAGGAGTGATCATTTTGGCCGCCCCGCCTTGGAGCGACTCGGGTCCCCGGATCGTCTTCGCCAACGAGGGCTTTCTCACCTTGAGTGGTCGCTCGCGAGAGGAGGTGGAGGGCCAAGGCTTGGCCGCGATTCTGGAAGCCGATGCGCTGCCTCGCTTTTTGGCCAAGCTTTCGACGAGCCAGCGGGATGGGCAGCAGACTCAGGCCGTTTTTGAGGTCATTTCGGGGGGAGGCGATTCCGTGCGATTGGAATGGAATGTCACTCCGGTCCACAACCCGCGCGGTGAGGTGGTCAATTTCACGGTGACCGTCCGCCCCTCCCGCAGGGAGTTGGCCGATCCGATGGACCGCTTGCGAGCCAGCAAGATGGATTCCCTGGCCTTGGTTTCGAGTGGCGTGGCCCACGATTTCAACAATATTCTGACGACCATCAGCGCCAATCTGACCCTCGCGTCGATGGAGGGGCAGTCGGCGGTCGACATTCGAGAGGCCCTTTCCCAGGCCAGTTTTGCCGTCGAGGGGGCCCAGCAGTTGACGCATCAGTTATTGAATTTCGCTCGCGGAGGAACGTCGCGGCGCAAGGTTTGCGCCTTCGATCAGCTTTTGGAAGAGGCCATCCGTCTCTCGACCTATGGTTCCAATATCCGCTGCGAGACCACTCTCCCGCGCGATCTCTGGGCGGTCGAGGTGGATAGCACCCAGGTGATCCAGGTTTTCAGCAATTTGGTGATCAATGCGCGGCAGGCCATGCAGTCGGGGGGGGTGGTCCAGATTGAAGCTTCCAATTTGCAGGTGCCCGAAAACGAGGAGGCCACGGTGGAGGCGGGAGACTACCTCGCCGTGGAGGTCCGGGATCGAGGCTGTGGGATTTCCGAAGAGGACCAGCGCAAAATCTTCAGCCCCTTTTTCACCACGAAAAAAGGAGGGAGCGGTCTCGGCTTGGCTACCGCCAGCACTATCATCCAGCGGCATGGAGGAACGATCGAGGTCAACTCCAAGCCGAATGCGGGAACGACTTTCCGGGTGCTCCTGCCGGCCCGCCCCCACAAGCGACCCGCTGTGCAACCGACCTTGGTTCATCGGGGCGAAGTGCCAAAAGGGCGAGGTCGCGTCCTGGTGGTGGACGATGATCCCAATATTCGTCAGGTCTCGGGATCTCTCTTGGCGAAGCTAGGCTACCAGGCGGAGCTTTTTGAGTGCGGCGAAGACGCGGTCCAGGAGTATGCGCAATCCGTTCGTGATCGGCGGGAGATCAGCGCGGTCCTGATGGATATGACTTTGCCAGGCGGGATGAGTGGGGACGAGGCGGCGGCCGAGATCCGGCGCTTGGATTCACGGGCCAAGCTGATTGCTTTCAGTGGCTACTTCAGCGGTAGCGGAGTGGATGAGGTGCTTCGCCGCGGGTATGCCGCCGCCATCCCCAAGCCCTTCAGCTTGGAAAAACTGGCCCAGGTTTTGCACGAGGTGATCCATCGAGCAGAGCTTTCGGCCACTCCTCCGCGGCGTTTGGCGCCCTTGGTAGCGGCTTCGGCTGGCCCGCAGCGGGTCGATGCCGAGGCGGAGCGGTTCACCGCTTAG
- a CDS encoding AsmA-like C-terminal region-containing protein, whose translation MRIARLLVIFTGVFLLLGAAWLALYSFASSRSADWKARLVQELGDRGLHVSLRSLELDWRRGVRFRDLRIYRGPERQQLVARCDSLFAAVDLGALLSGTFQLETLELEEGSLTFPLALASENEEPLSPATPRLKITDIAGRVHLQAEHADLAFLRGNYRGINLLVEGRLDTRPVDGRPSDQQDQQDPDSLLHALRALDSTLASSSFPEDSPPQLHLVLRGHPSSPEKWQARADLQSGPFTLAGHEIQSLRALARLESGLLRLPEVSFTDQVGQCLLQGRYHLPEKRLVYTGSSSADLVTLFQALDLPWPDSLQRLAFLDVPKLALDGTQVWGPHPSLQLTAEVHLGAFRLDEQDFQSLRTTFSRTDERFFVSDFSLIDSAGSLQGKARWDGEQLRLQAESTLPLDRFLPLFRLESTKRFIRRWEFNPASTAHFTLSATGPSLHPDSWLREGTIDFRNFGFNQKALDSFTASFTDADRLLTLEEVSLDYTETRSQPRQSLTADSIEYDSRASKTTIRGARGRVQPQHLVTTFYTKGLDALEDFPFDSPPQVQFSGAIAPQSPSETALEIDFQAPRTTLRYQFLGKTLPLDEPRGRITIQGEAVRAEKLAAKIFQGELRGSFQRTGRPDERSQQKGDFRLSQAAYGDIARTYEFGAETSGTLDGNFRWTRGESLDSLLGQGQVAVRRGNLFTIPLLGPLSRVISTVLPPLEEMANSEVREATSDFTIAKGRLATQDFRALTNMLKIEGEGTVDLETQEIDFNMRANARGMIGTGTYLVSELLRYRGKGTLKNQQWRPLALEPLEKLPIIGPMFGRESAEPSRERTKNLPSRVLKPPTAKR comes from the coding sequence ATGCGCATCGCCCGGCTTTTGGTGATTTTCACCGGCGTCTTCCTGCTCCTGGGAGCCGCTTGGCTGGCGCTCTACAGCTTCGCTTCCAGTCGCAGTGCCGATTGGAAGGCGCGCCTCGTTCAGGAATTGGGAGACCGGGGCCTTCATGTTTCCTTGCGCTCCCTCGAACTGGACTGGCGGCGTGGCGTCCGCTTCCGGGACCTCCGGATCTACCGTGGCCCCGAACGCCAGCAGCTCGTAGCCCGCTGTGACTCGCTCTTCGCGGCCGTGGACCTAGGGGCTCTCCTCTCTGGCACCTTCCAGTTGGAAACCCTCGAGCTAGAAGAGGGCTCCCTCACCTTCCCGCTGGCCCTCGCTTCGGAAAACGAGGAGCCGCTTTCCCCGGCCACTCCCCGCCTGAAAATCACCGACATCGCCGGACGGGTTCATCTGCAAGCGGAGCATGCCGACCTCGCTTTCCTCCGCGGGAACTATCGCGGAATCAACCTGCTGGTGGAAGGTCGTTTGGACACCCGCCCCGTCGATGGTCGCCCGAGCGATCAGCAAGACCAGCAGGACCCCGATTCCCTCCTGCACGCCCTGCGGGCCTTGGACAGCACCCTGGCCTCCTCTTCCTTCCCCGAAGACAGCCCACCACAACTCCACCTCGTCCTTCGGGGCCACCCCAGCTCGCCCGAAAAGTGGCAAGCGCGAGCCGACCTCCAAAGTGGGCCTTTCACCCTCGCGGGCCATGAGATCCAATCCCTCCGCGCCCTGGCCCGGCTGGAATCGGGTCTTCTGCGTCTTCCCGAAGTCAGCTTCACCGATCAGGTGGGCCAATGTCTCCTTCAGGGCCGCTATCATCTTCCGGAAAAACGGCTCGTCTACACTGGCTCCAGCAGCGCGGACCTCGTGACACTCTTCCAGGCCCTGGATCTCCCTTGGCCCGACTCTCTCCAGCGCCTGGCCTTCCTGGACGTTCCCAAGCTCGCGCTCGATGGCACCCAGGTTTGGGGCCCCCACCCCTCCCTGCAGCTCACGGCCGAGGTCCACTTGGGTGCGTTTCGCTTGGATGAACAAGACTTTCAGAGTCTCCGCACCACCTTTTCCCGGACAGACGAGCGATTTTTTGTGAGCGATTTCTCCCTCATCGACTCAGCGGGCTCCCTCCAGGGCAAGGCCCGCTGGGATGGCGAGCAGCTTCGCCTGCAAGCCGAATCCACCCTCCCCCTCGATCGCTTCCTCCCCCTTTTCCGGCTCGAAAGCACCAAGCGATTTATCCGCCGGTGGGAATTCAACCCCGCCTCCACCGCCCATTTCACCCTCTCGGCCACCGGACCGAGTCTCCACCCGGATAGTTGGCTGCGGGAAGGCACCATCGACTTCCGGAACTTTGGCTTCAATCAAAAAGCCCTCGACTCCTTCACCGCCTCCTTCACCGACGCCGACCGTCTCCTCACCCTCGAGGAGGTCAGCTTGGACTACACAGAAACCCGCAGCCAACCTCGGCAGTCTCTCACCGCCGACTCCATCGAATATGACTCGCGAGCGTCCAAAACCACCATCCGAGGCGCCCGGGGCCGGGTGCAACCGCAGCACTTGGTCACCACCTTCTACACCAAGGGCTTGGATGCCTTGGAAGACTTTCCCTTCGATTCCCCGCCCCAAGTCCAGTTCTCGGGTGCCATCGCCCCTCAGTCTCCTTCCGAGACCGCCCTCGAGATCGATTTCCAAGCCCCCCGGACCACTCTTCGCTACCAATTCCTCGGCAAAACACTCCCTCTCGATGAGCCCCGTGGCCGGATCACGATCCAAGGGGAAGCCGTGCGCGCGGAAAAGTTGGCCGCCAAGATCTTTCAGGGGGAACTTCGAGGGAGCTTCCAGCGGACCGGCCGACCCGACGAGCGCTCCCAGCAAAAGGGCGACTTTCGCTTGAGCCAAGCCGCCTACGGAGACATCGCCCGGACCTACGAATTCGGCGCAGAAACCAGCGGCACTCTCGATGGGAACTTCCGCTGGACTCGGGGCGAAAGCCTCGACAGTCTCCTCGGGCAAGGCCAGGTGGCAGTGCGCCGAGGCAATCTCTTCACCATTCCGCTCCTGGGTCCCCTCTCCCGCGTCATCAGCACCGTGCTGCCCCCGTTGGAAGAAATGGCGAATTCGGAGGTCCGGGAAGCCACCAGCGACTTCACCATCGCCAAAGGGCGCCTCGCCACGCAGGACTTTCGAGCACTCACCAACATGCTGAAAATCGAGGGAGAAGGCACCGTCGACCTGGAAACCCAGGAAATTGACTTCAACATGCGCGCCAACGCCCGCGGCATGATCGGCACCGGCACCTATCTCGTAAGCGAACTGCTTCGTTATCGAGGAAAGGGCACCCTCAAAAACCAACAATGGAGACCCCTGGCCCTCGAACCGCTCGAAAAGCTCCCCATCATCGGGCCCATGTTTGGTCGCGAGAGTGCCGAACCCTCCCGCGAACGGACCAAAAACCTTCCCTCCCGCGTCCTCAAGCCGCCCACCGCTAAGCGGTGA
- the rpsP gene encoding 30S ribosomal protein S16, which produces MAAVIRLRREGSKDKPHYKIVVADKRARRDGRYIEQVGTYDPMREGKNFDLDLAKAEDWLGKGAKPSETVASLIKKSRSLERVAADAASE; this is translated from the coding sequence ATGGCAGCAGTTATCCGACTTAGACGAGAAGGTTCGAAGGACAAGCCTCACTACAAGATCGTGGTGGCGGACAAGCGGGCCCGACGCGACGGACGCTACATCGAGCAGGTCGGCACCTACGACCCCATGCGCGAGGGGAAGAATTTCGACTTGGATCTCGCCAAGGCAGAGGACTGGCTCGGGAAGGGGGCCAAACCTTCGGAAACCGTCGCTAGCTTGATCAAAAAAAGCCGCTCGCTGGAGCGAGTGGCGGCCGATGCCGCTTCGGAGTGA
- the rpmI gene encoding 50S ribosomal protein L35: MPGKAGAAKTRKAVSKRFKVTGSGKVLHRKAGRRHLLQNKNRKRKRNLGKVGVLSEAHVVHVKENMPFA, translated from the coding sequence ATGCCAGGAAAAGCAGGAGCAGCCAAGACGCGGAAAGCCGTGTCCAAGCGATTCAAAGTCACCGGTTCAGGCAAAGTCCTGCATCGGAAGGCGGGCCGAAGGCACCTGCTCCAGAACAAGAACCGCAAACGCAAGCGCAACCTCGGCAAGGTCGGGGTCTTGAGCGAAGCGCACGTCGTTCATGTGAAGGAGAACATGCCATTCGCCTGA
- a CDS encoding MBL fold metallo-hydrolase, which translates to MLEVAVLGSGSQGNALLIRAGATVVLVDAGLSAKQLCLRMAGLGVAPDSLAGILLTHEHGDHTRGLRVLCGKRDLPVFCNRETREALVEARSDWQALDWRLFESGNAFVLGGLEVRSFLIPHDAAEPLGFCLRKGEARFGVLSDVGHVTHLAREGLRGAQGLFLEANYDEQLLEEDLKRPWSTKQRIASRHGHLSNEQATELVAELAETGLETVVFGHLSRDCNQAERLLRRARERCGEKEPQMHVAEQERALGWLRIGKPPVRRAFQADLFDRAVA; encoded by the coding sequence ATGCTGGAAGTGGCGGTGCTCGGAAGTGGAAGCCAGGGGAATGCTCTCCTGATCCGAGCGGGAGCGACGGTCGTCTTGGTGGATGCCGGGCTTTCTGCAAAACAGCTTTGCTTGCGGATGGCGGGCTTGGGGGTGGCGCCCGACTCGTTGGCCGGGATCCTTCTCACGCATGAGCACGGGGACCACACCCGAGGCTTGCGAGTTCTTTGTGGCAAACGGGATCTCCCCGTCTTTTGCAATCGCGAGACGAGAGAGGCGCTGGTGGAGGCGCGTTCGGATTGGCAGGCCCTGGATTGGCGACTTTTCGAGTCGGGGAACGCCTTTGTGCTGGGTGGTCTGGAGGTGCGAAGTTTTCTCATCCCGCACGACGCGGCCGAGCCACTTGGCTTTTGTCTGCGGAAAGGAGAGGCCCGCTTTGGGGTGTTGAGCGATGTGGGCCATGTGACGCATCTGGCCCGGGAGGGTCTCCGCGGCGCCCAGGGGCTTTTCTTGGAGGCCAATTACGATGAACAACTTTTGGAAGAGGACCTGAAGCGGCCGTGGTCGACCAAGCAGCGGATCGCCTCGCGCCACGGACACCTTTCCAATGAGCAGGCCACCGAACTGGTGGCGGAGCTTGCCGAGACCGGCTTGGAAACGGTGGTTTTTGGTCACTTGAGTCGCGATTGCAATCAAGCAGAGCGTCTTCTCCGCCGAGCGCGCGAGCGCTGTGGGGAGAAGGAGCCGCAGATGCACGTCGCGGAGCAAGAGCGGGCGCTCGGGTGGCTGAGAATCGGAAAGCCCCCGGTCAGAAGAGCGTTTCAGGCCGATTTGTTTGATAGGGCGGTCGCCTGA
- a CDS encoding polysaccharide deacetylase family protein, whose product MKRFLSRSLLFLALASPLRAQEAPEERAVIEVNRDAEVSILCYHDFTDQLPATVERIRTEVLRAQLETLREKGIAVIALSDFLAWRAGKKVIPSPAVVITIDDGWRTVYTDAFPVFREFGVPFSVFLYTSFVDTGRRSLTLGMIRELLQGQGEIGSHSYSHPYPSQIKAFRERGEEAFANFLEREMKSSKKWLEDNFGQPITAYAYPGGIHNDEITAYGLEIGYQALFTVNPARTPWDQQPGLINRFQIFGNDPSTFENAIGFRSLRVSERSPEEEKAPEGVPDLPSLLSPEPESVISSRQPLLQADLSACANLDPESLVMRVSGLGKVPVSFDPSSQLASYRVDRWLRHPDYTVFLYWKQRGAETWEEPITWGFSIDRQAHFSLKSEN is encoded by the coding sequence ATGAAGAGGTTCCTCTCGCGCTCCCTGCTCTTCCTGGCTTTGGCCAGTCCCTTGCGGGCGCAGGAGGCGCCAGAGGAGCGAGCAGTCATCGAGGTCAATCGAGACGCTGAGGTTTCCATTCTATGTTATCACGACTTCACGGATCAACTCCCCGCGACCGTCGAAAGAATCCGGACGGAGGTCCTGAGGGCTCAGTTGGAGACGCTCCGGGAGAAAGGGATCGCGGTGATTGCCTTGAGTGATTTCCTGGCTTGGCGGGCCGGGAAAAAGGTCATCCCCAGCCCGGCGGTGGTCATCACGATCGATGATGGCTGGCGGACGGTTTACACGGACGCCTTCCCGGTCTTCCGCGAGTTCGGGGTGCCTTTTTCGGTCTTTCTTTACACCAGCTTCGTGGACACCGGACGACGCTCGCTCACCCTGGGCATGATCCGTGAGCTTTTGCAGGGACAAGGGGAGATTGGCAGCCACAGCTATTCCCATCCTTACCCCAGCCAGATCAAAGCCTTTCGAGAGCGGGGCGAGGAGGCTTTTGCGAATTTCTTGGAGCGCGAGATGAAGAGTTCCAAGAAGTGGCTTGAGGACAACTTTGGCCAGCCGATCACGGCCTACGCCTATCCCGGAGGCATCCACAACGATGAGATCACGGCCTATGGCTTGGAGATTGGCTACCAGGCGCTCTTCACGGTGAATCCGGCGAGAACTCCTTGGGACCAGCAGCCTGGTCTGATCAATCGCTTCCAGATTTTCGGAAACGACCCGAGCACTTTTGAAAATGCCATCGGTTTTCGCAGCTTGCGGGTGAGCGAAAGGTCGCCGGAAGAGGAGAAGGCGCCGGAAGGGGTTCCCGATTTGCCCTCCCTTCTGAGCCCGGAGCCGGAGAGCGTCATCAGCAGTCGCCAACCTCTCCTGCAAGCCGACTTGAGCGCTTGCGCCAATCTCGATCCCGAGAGTCTCGTGATGCGGGTCAGTGGCTTGGGCAAGGTGCCGGTATCTTTTGACCCCTCCTCCCAGCTGGCTAGCTACCGGGTGGACCGCTGGCTCCGCCATCCTGACTACACCGTCTTCCTCTACTGGAAGCAGCGGGGAGCGGAGACCTGGGAAGAGCCGATTACTTGGGGCTTTTCGATTGACCGCCAGGCCCACTTTTCGCTCAAAAGCGAAAACTGA